The stretch of DNA agaTGGTATAATACCCGGTGtaacagtattattattgtgatataataattctttcataattatgataataattaaaataaatattaattctcataatttaatatatatgataattttaattgatattaatcataattattttaataaatgttgaaaaataaaaaatctttttattagaaatcttagatataatatatcacggtgtatattttataattactttctattattaaaatttatatcggacaatttttatgcaaaatagatgtttatgcaaatatttaataatgtttatttttggatttctgaaaatttttaagtcttgacatataaaataaatctgtTTGAAGTTTCGCCGATTAGGATTTTTAAAGTAGGTCAGTAATATAGAATGCGCATAAAGTTCACTGTACTTATTTATACCTACATATTCGTTTGATGAattttatgtacataaaatGTTATGACAGTGACTACGAtattgtttatgtatatacatatatataaatatatgctgACAGTATCGTAAAGTTCTTATAATAAATGCGGCAACGTGATTGACGcttctatttataaattagaTTATCTTTGcattaaatttatcttaaGAACGTATGATAGAATCTAAcatgtaatttatatagttCGGTTAGTCatcaattaaaagagaaagaaaaaaataaaattaatatcgatcgattattctttattgttttaaatttgattacaaaaacaaattttttaaattatcatttattcatttttgtatttatatcgtttcatATGGAGATACAAATAACTTTTTGCAGCTTTTCCTAGAACAAAAAAGCATGCACAACCgatgaatattaaaatcgtgaaaatcaaaaaaatcacCAGTAGTgtcaaataataatcgatccaTGACATATCCCGACCGTGATAGCGCAAGTGTTTAGAATTAGGAAACTTTAGAACGTGTTCAATGTTCCAAATTGCTCTCTCCATTGGACGTACTAGTTCATCCTTTAAAATGGCCGATATCAGTTTGATATTGTGCATATATCTGTAAGGTAATATGGTATATATCATTAGCACTATAACGTATAATATCTCTTCAAATTATTAGGAGAACGTgtacattattactattattacagttaataatatactatattatattatatagtatgttagtgttataatttaaataggtCTAAAGGATAATCTTAACTATTGAATGACCAACGTAATAAGCAAACTGATACATACATTAAATTAGCATAAAGAATCATTGCTACATGTATcatatttaattgtaaaataaaattaatgtaaaataaatgtttgcaaaagaaaaaattcatttaaaaataataccttctttcttcttttatatatatatatatatattcttttttttttttcttacgttttATTCTCCACGACTTCTGTGATAGTTCGTACGATTAATTCTTCCGTCATTGTGTCAACGTTCAACGTGAGTCCAATTCCAGCATCGAGAATTTTTTTTGCGTTGAAGTGTTGATCTCCAAAAAAAGGCATGACTATCAGAGGTACGGAATGATGTACAGCTTCTTGCAATGACTGTAGACCACCTTGCATCATGTAGGCCATCACTTTTGGATGTGCTGTATATGAAAGTAATGCTTTATCGATGGTTTGCTTTCGAAAATTTACCGAACGTTCAAACGACCAGGAGGTATTACCGAGAGGATGAAAGTTGGTTGGAGCTGATATCAGGGTTCCTTTAATAAGGAATATTCAAGGAAAATTACTATCTAGGGTCCCCTTATGTGAAcgttaatttcttcttcataagataggaaattttcaaataagaagataaagagaaagatttttgattttaCATAATAGCTATTGTCAATAACGTTAttggataaagaaataaagagatagtttataaaatgtatcataaataacatatttaatttatatattatagatacaaAACGtgtaagatatattatatacaacaaAGTTGATTTGTTTGAacatggaaaagaaagagaaagacaaggaGAAATATAAACAGATAGTTTGATTTAGTCCAATATAAAGCAAAGCAGTTTTAATTCACACTTGCAATGTTGTATAATATGTCATTCTGTATAAATTAAACAGTATAtaacttaaatattataaaaatatagaagacaaatattcttaataaagcgaaaaataaacaaaaacagaTTATTAAAGTATAATGGTAGAGTTAAATAGTAAAACAGTAAGTATTAtagtataaaaatcataagaaaaaaaaagaaaaaaaatagaagacagaattttcgatatttaatatcagaaacaaaattaaaagtgaaaaagatagTACATTATATTGGAGTTCATTTTGAAAGTTACgtagtaatatattatataatttaacaattgtaaaaaataaaaaataaaaagagaaacgaaagagggagagagagagacagagataaagatagagatagagatagatgtaaagagagagagatagagatagaggtaaagcgagagagagagagagagagagagagagagagagagagagagagagagagagagtagcaTTGGAATAGACATATCTGGTACTTTTACCATCagatttcataaatttcaaaCAGATCGAAATTTAAAGCCATTCGGAAGCCTTCGAAAGAGTTACTTCGAGTTGGAAGTTCAATCGCACGATACTAAAGACTCCAAAAGCCAAAGGAAGATTCAAGGAAAGTTCGAAGACCGTCTTCACGAAACCGAATACTTACGCTCTTAGTTTTGAAACTGGATAACTTGGACGTATTATCGGCCATCGAGTTGCATTACACTGACTTGCTCAATACAAGGACATTCTAAAAGCGAATCGATCGTAAGTATCTTTGAGACTTCCCTTTTTTCCGACCGAATGAAAATCGAATCGTATCGGTGGAACTTATCGGATAAATATACAGGGTGTCTTTGTATATGtttatcattgaatttattaaaataatattaatgctgaaacgtgaaaataatttttaacaagagtaatatttatttaaatttctttttttttttttttttaaatcatttttcaaaaagtGTCACTTTGATTTTCTATATGAACGGTTTcaatcttccttcttttttttcttttatccacatatttatattttttttttcttaaatcttaactctttttttttgttaacacGAATGTAGAGTTTACTTTTAAAGATTAACACACTTAGGGTGTCacttaaataatattcgttaaatcaaatttttatccGATCTTCTGTGCGAAagtattctaatttttttatattatacttttgtGATTATTTTCAAAGGCATATATCTCAAGTATCTAAAGACATTTATTAAAGATAgacatttatgtattatttagtagtagttcttttctctcgtaacTCAAGATCACTATTAGTATTTACTTTGAaaacagatagaaaaatagaagctAGGCATCGCGAACGAtcttaaaattgaattattcaaGTCGAAGGAACTCGCACGAATTATCGGCTCTAGTAATCGTTTCTGACAGGTACTATTCTATAAaagtacgagagagaaagaaagggaaagagaatttTGTGGGTAAAGAAAACTATAGCGTGAGAGAGATGCTTTCTTCAACGTAATTTCCCATAAAAGGGAAATTTTCTATTGTCTGTTAAGTGCTGTGCAAGATGCTAGCGCCATCTTCCAAGTAATTACGTTCGAATCGTTTGACGGTTAATGTTTAAAGTGAGCATTCCGCGTTgagtaaagaaaattaacgCCTCTTGTAAATGAAAGGTATCGTACGAAGTCGGATGCAACTTCGTTAAAGACGTTGAGAGCAAGAGAACCTAAGAGTGCCGCCGTTAAATTTGGCCCTTTACGAAGCTCCAAACGTTTTTCCCTTCCCAtcccttcccttctcttttcgcGTTATTAAACCTTAGAAAGGTAAATCGTGCGtctcgttaattatttatcgtctACTGTGAATCAAATTGACGCATGATTTTctcattaacaaaaaaaaaaaaaaaaaaaaaaaatagaaaagaaaataaaatataataaaagattttaatataatttacatatgtatctgaacgtatcttataaatattacttaaagataatatattaatatattaatgtaatctGGATGTaagttattgaaaaataatctatgaaatatataacagGTGTTCAGAATAAagcgttataaatatttaatttagagggaaaaaaataattagtatTTTTGAGAGAAATTGTTCGATCGAGTGTTATCTGATTTCAAGGGAGAGGAGTGGGTTGgggaatttattaatttttttgttttttttttttcatttaacaaaTTCAACTTTGTTGCTTTAAATaggaatatacataaaaaaaaaaaaaaatttaaaaagaaaaagaaataaacaaataaactttccttaaaatatttttgtatcaaTCTTCGATTTTCcgagatatttaaaataattatcttatttatttaaagataaatttctatacattttcttttacaccTATCAAAtgatatagaaattaattgagACACACTGTAGACCGACCGTTGTAAATGTGTATTGGAAAAGTAGTTGATCGAAGTTTAGCCTTTAAcaggataagaagaagaagaagaagaagaagaagaagaagaagaagaagaagaagaagtggtaACAGTAGCCTTACCAAGAACCGCTTGCTGTGGAACCCACTTCACAAATTTGATGTTGCTTGACTGAATAGCCATGTCTCCGGCATGTTTCCATAGAACTCTTTGCTTGAGCGAGCCCAAGGCGTTGCACAATGCCGTCAAAGGGTCATTGGGTAGCTGGTGAGTTTGCAGATTCGAaccgagagaaaaataaatggctCCGTTTATGGCATCATCCAGGAATTCACGAATATCctgaagaaaagaattatcgaTGTGTTTTCATaatcaatgattatatatcCACTTGtttcattgttctttttttttctttttcttttttttcttttttttttaatacagatTTTGagcaaaattatatttcaattaatttctttcaaattttctcgTTTGAACGTTTAGATTTTGAAAAGTTATAATCGACGATATTATAAAGTATGATgatgtaatgatattaatggtaTTAGCCCTTTGATCATtggaatgatttatttttctcagaaATTTGCAAGAGAACAATGTTAAACCagctattatatatttgaatcaattattatgatgattattgttattattattattattattgttatttttttttacagaattgtatgaaaaattgaattgttattaatacgttACAACATTGCGATTATGGAATTTAAACGTAACAATTGCGTTTAAGGGGTTAATATGCTAaccatgtatataatatgtatctcgaattaatatgaaattttagaaactttttttttgttccctaGTAGTTACAGTTTAAAGTAAAGTCAGTGGCGGTATGCGGAAATGTTCTTCCGGAAAATGTTTAGCTTTTCATTCCCATGGGTAAGAGTGGAATGAGCACCGGTAAACAGCAATGACCCTTACTTTCGCATCGCAATGTTGAGCCGTAGGTAAACTTTCCCCAACAGTAGAGTCACCTGTGAGAACGACTACGTATTATCCCCGAGAGAAATCATGCTCCAGCGACGCACAATTTTGTCGTTTGGTATAACCATGGACTCGTAGGAGATATAGGTGATCGCTTCGAGGGACTATGCTGATGAATTTTGGCCAACGTTCGAGCCTTCTATACTCTAGAgcttatgtatctatatatccatatagatatatgtacagGTTGAATCATATAACATGACGATCAATACGTGTGTATAAATTTCcctaaaaaaacattttttctgttttcttttttttttttttttttttttcaaatgtagAAAATTACATGGAGAAGTATAAACGTTAAAAAGGAATGATtttgaaatgaatatttatttatatcaatttgttatatctatttttttctgttttttttttttttttttttttttttttttttttatagtgttctatagaattataaaacagaaataattctatcgatatcattattatttagcagcatttatattttaagctatttgtgtgtatatatatatatatatatatatatgtatacatgaatAAATGTTTAACGATTCGGTAGAATggtatgaataattattactaatataccGCACCGTGATACGaatgaatttcaaataatgtcttgttactatcgttatctcgattaatcataaaataatgtgtattatttcgataaaagaattcattctaatagtaaataaatccCTCTTGgacttatatatttaaaagtggATGAATTTTATCTCAAATATCTTTTAAGTTAAGCAAtatttacgtttatttattttgattataattgCAAAAAGGGGTTGAATCGAAAATggagattattttttaatcgacgaAATTGGAATGTCGCGaggtagaaaaatttttttaattttttgtgtacgaaaaacatttttcaacgatgataatagtaataataataataataataataataataataataataataataataataataataataataataataataacaacaaaaacaacaacaacgataataataataacaaataataataatgattaataataataataataataattaaaactaacAACAATCATTTTAACTTCAATGGCATATAATTGCTtcgatatgaaacaattattttaataccattttcatgtttttataattgaacGTGTTATTCTACAACAATTTATAACACGAAAGAGGATTAATTATTGTATCGTAATCACGTATGACAAACAtacattattgtaaatatatatatgttttatcttttatttattaattttttttcataatttttctttttgaataaaagaaaaaagaaatattattatagacatACTTCTTTagagtatattaaaattttcaagtatataaataattgtatcatttgtatcatttaaaaaattgattttctaaATATCCTTTGCGAATCATAGAAcagtattagaaatatttcaaagaaatactTTATGTGTTTTAAATATGCACAATTCTGTATTATTTtttgcaattttcttttccttaatttttgtgctaatgtttctttttgaacaaaagaaaaaaaaaaagaaaagttgtattagaaatatttaaatgaaatattttaaatgttttaagTATATCTAACTTTGTATtagatttttcaattattttcttaaattcttttcttttttttttttttttgaacaaataaatgacattagaaataattttaatgaaataccTTAGGTAAGGATTCAGTTTGTTCCTTGATTTGGAGGCTATGGACTTCGATCACATTCGGTAATAAAGGTTTTGGATAACCAAGGACGTGATTATTGCCTAATATAATCAAACTGAAGTTTCTATCTATGTCGTAAAGCGGCGTATCCGGTACGAACTTGTTGGCTATTCGTTGTGCTCTTGGCAAATGCCAGTATCTATAATAGAACCTGGTCCAGCTCGTGTATAATATGTTCCAAATTCTCTCGTCCATGCTCATTCGATTTGTGAAGGGGTAAGCCATATCGGGATTTAACATTGGATCGTCCGGATTTCCTGAAAATAACGAGAACACAATCGATTACGATTGACATTCTCTATGATGCAAACGTACTACAAACTTGAtttatactactattattctcttGATGGATAGttaatatcaagaatttaataataatcaaaaattatttcattaataattaacatttttatatttatcatttataatatacgatatactatttagaaaataataaataattaataaatatttttaatcgttttacacagtttataaaatagttaattaatgttcgttacaattaaaaataatttcatttaaataaactaCACAGTTTaagaattgttttttttttcttgtaaaagaatgaaacttaatgaaatgaaaattcgttatgaatgaaattaatatagcgatcgcgtttatatttatcatatactcaaatatataagataggaaataatattgattattttgaatatctttcttttacaaaagtaaatataattttataaattagtcATCTAAAATTTGGATtgggaaaataaaatgaatttaattcgtaagaaaatattgtataaaaattctttataacgAATtgctaattaattattaataatatgttgaaaaaaataaaaaaaaataaaaaatttgatctttaaaatgatattttgatTCAAATTTATACGACTTTTAGTTTCGGAGATATTCTCATTTAAATCGAATACGTTTACGTTGATCCATTgatctatataatttcatttaattgacTCATGACACACTGATCTATATAAGTTCCGAAAATTTACATAGTCctactattacaattactatgaACAACTGTACTATACGAATTATGAATGGAAATGTTTCGAAGTCAatattttcagaaaaaaaagtcgTAGAGACATGAAACCAGCATTGTATTCaaacgtattttattttttatttatttaaatattgtaataatatcattataatcaaatcgtttatgttaataattttgaaaatcgaatttttttcttttctttcgtattaacggaataactataatgaaatctttttgaaaaattgaaatttttattaatattatgtaaattttattttatttatttaaaataagaaatagaagatcTATTAATAgtcgaataatataaaatgaaaagatcgaAATGTCGAAACTGTTCTTTCGTAATATGAATATaactatgaaatattttctaagttAATTTGAcatatatgaattaatatatatattttttttttatagagaatCTCAAGCTGGATCGATCAgtactattaaaaatatacaattctatttttaaaaattcaattgccTTAGTATATTCTTTACGCGttcatctataaaaatattattattgccatatTATGATCGTATCATACGACTCTTCTAATTTgcatagtaaatataatgtatgttgtgaaatttataaaaggatgatattattacaaaaaaaaaaaataataataataataattctgttTATATTTAGGAAATTTTTCTCAACCATATAAgacaaattttactttttaatatatttcataagacGATTACAATGAAATACCGATAGAAACCAAGATAAAGCAAGACACATTGACccttttcgtattttctttttcttctttttcatttctcgtcCGATACAAGTTAAAGCACTACCAAGCAATCTATCCGTTTCCTAGAAGGTTTTTCGCCCTTCCAACGATTGCTCGCACTTTCTGTTTTACCGACAATTTACGTCAATTTCCGAGCTGGGTAACGACGTTCGTTTGGGACTGTTAGAAAGCACGAAATTCAACGAACAACCAACCATAGAGTCACGTTTGTGTTCACACCATCGAGCTTACTTTACCACGATTGTAATCCTTTCTAATGAGATACTAGGATTTTGCAAATAGTAAACtgttttcgacgataaaaatttgtaattttaataatattttaaaaattgttacttACCTATCGAATCCATGACATATGGAAGATTTCCAACGCTTAAAAATCCAATTAATACTGGATAGTTATAATGTTTAACcagagaataataacaatgataccaTAATTGTTCAATTATGATTGCATCgaaagttttgttttttctgaaACAGAAATgattcctctcttctttctattttgtaataaatttatatagctttaaattaatatagataaaaatttttctatttatatagacTGTATCATATAatgtgattataatttttaagaaaagaatggtcaatattatttaaacgtataataaataaataaatatatatatatatatatatatatatttatattaatataaattaaaaaattaaatatttctttatatttaaatttattcgaaataaactGCATTAACTGCaatcaattattaaaaattttgattataattatttttaatttaatattaatctttaataatatatatatatatatatatatatatatatatataaatttttttttttttcttatatgaaCATTTGTAACTTACTATGTGATTGTACCTGTGAAATTACATAAGTATGTTCACATATTATGGTACATAAATTCTgtatagaaaataagagagagaaaaaggtcaGGAAAACTTTTTTAAAAGTATAGGAAAAACGCGTCGAAGACagaaaaagtttttctctCACGTTTTAGCTATGTCTCTGAAAGATTTCGCCAGCTTGCCCATGTGGATAGAATTTCTTTCGATGACGTTAGGTGAATGTATAagtgttaaataaatatttataattacttgTTATGcgatacaataaatataatataaccatATTATTCTACgaatttaaatttgttttttttactttttaatgaatttccaagatatttaatattaggacaaattattaatattaatcacaaatgattaataatttgagaaatcatttcttgttaatattaacaatatgaggactgtatatatatatatatatataacttttttattaaatgttatatataaaaattcgtaataagtgttaattattatctgtatttctTGGAAAACAGAAACAcgcgaaatattttcaaattattgaaaaagaataataattgatttatattacgttaataattccATGATTTGTTCGCTGAAAAGTTGCTCGACGCATAGATCGTTAGCTTCCTTCATATTTTTCCTTAGAATCTCGTAAGCGTTCATATGTCTATgtgaataaaaattgaaatgataaaagaaaaatgaaaaatcaattcattgtatattataaaaaaaagaaaaaaaaaaacaaagcaaaaattgtcacaaaataatcaaaattcaCGTGACTCACCTAAGTCCAGTGCAATCACTTTTGCGATATGTGAACGAGAGATCAACGTCCTCGTAATTTTGAAGACTCttctgaaaaagaaacaatattacGTTTTAACGAAGGATTGTTACATTTCGTTCTTTCCGTTCAAATACTTATTTCCAacttgaaaagagagagagagagggagagagaaagagagacagagagagaaagagagagagagagagagagagagagagagaaggagaaagaaaaaagaaaaaaagagaagtaaagaaGGAGAGACTATTGGGCCATGAGAGGACACATTTAGCAAAGAGAAATGTTAGTAGGAGTAAATTGAAGGTGAACAAAGTTTGCGTAACTTTGAACTCGagtttagagagagagagagagagagagagagagagagagagagagagagaaggaaagtgtAGTGAAGGAATAGATGTAAGGATAGAGTATGAGTAAGGaagcaggagagagagagagagagagagagagagagagagagagagagagagagagcgagaaagatagatagagagagaaagaaaaaaaaagtaggaagTAGAACGAGGAAGGAAAAACGTAGATGAGGTAGGAAAAGAGTCCGATGTCTATTTGAAATATCTTCCGAACTTTTTTCGACCGACTTctagaaaattattgaattattaaaacgCCGTTATGAACTAGTTTGAAGCATTCTTCGCGATCCACTTGACTTGGCTTTTACCGGAATAAAAGATGTCGCCTTtggaaataaattgaaattgaatgtctCCTCTCGATTATTTACGATTACGacattatttacgattattgtaGTTATATGTGATGTGTGATATTCGgttaagttatatatatatatatatatatatgtgtgtgtgtgtgtgtgtgtgtgtgtgtgtgtgtgtttgtttgtttgtatgtatgtatgtatgtatgtatgtatgtatgtatgtatgtatgtatgtatgtatgtatgtatgtatgtatgtatgtatgtatatacatacctcAAGTGTAAAATTGTCATACCTTTAATGGTATCGTTGAAATGACGGTAACGTTGTGACCACGAGTTGCCAATGCCTTCATCAGTGCTTGGAATGGTTGTTGATGACTATAACTCGTACTCGGACAGATGCCTAGAATGCGAAATCCATCGACTAGGAAACCACACTCGCGAGATATGATGAGAATTATTGAGAGTATCAGAATGATGTTCATTTTCAGCTCTTTGAAAATTCTGATACGATGATTTTCTCGAACTACGAATAAAAGTAGTAACTAGAGTTTTCGAATGAATCATATGAACATTTCGAAGAATTTCGAAGAAGGTTTAGAGACTTTGGAAATTGCTCAAAACACCAAAGGAGAATGGAGTAGTTTAAAGAAAAGGAtggggaagaggaggaggaaaaggaagaggaataggaagaagaaaatgaagaag from Vespa crabro chromosome 11, iyVesCrab1.2, whole genome shotgun sequence encodes:
- the LOC124428047 gene encoding UDP-glucosyltransferase 2-like, translating into MNIILILSIILIISRECGFLVDGFRILGICPSTSYSHQQPFQALMKALATRGHNVTVISTIPLKKSLQNYEDVDLSFTYRKSDCTGLRHMNAYEILRKNMKEANDLCVEQLFSEQIMELLTKNKTFDAIIIEQLWYHCYYSLVKHYNYPVLIGFLSVGNLPYVMDSIGNPDDPMLNPDMAYPFTNRMSMDERIWNILYTSWTRFYYRYWHLPRAQRIANKFVPDTPLYDIDRNFSLIILGNNHVLGYPKPLLPNVIEVHSLQIKEQTESLPKDIREFLDDAINGAIYFSLGSNLQTHQLPNDPLTALCNALGSLKQRVLWKHAGDMAIQSSNIKFVKWVPQQAVLAHPKVMAYMMQGGLQSLQEAVHHSVPLIVMPFFGDQHFNAKKILDAGIGLTLNVDTMTEELIVRTITEVVENKTYMHNIKLISAILKDELVRPMERAIWNIEHVLKFPNSKHLRYHGRDMSWIDYYLTLLVIFLIFTILIFIGCACFFVLGKAAKSYLYLHMKRYKYKNE